AGTGTCACATGAGGTTCACCTCGCCTTGGTGCAGGATCAAACTGAAGGCTGAAAAGAAAGATTATTATGAATTATGTAAAAACATATACACATACTTTCAGAGAAAACACTAATATCTCAAGTACATGACTCAATTTAGAATCCTTTCAGAATTTTATAATATCAATGTCATGTTTTAACTATCTGATTTTCAAATAACAGTAGAGACAAACACATACTGACCTCAAGTTAATTCTCTTTTTATGTTAAGATATTCaattatttcaaagttagcaagatataatttatttaggGTCAATTGTTTCTAAATGTAAAAGCTAAATTATAAAAAGGTGTGTCATAAAGAATGATATTATCTAAGTTCTCCTAAAAGTTCAATTAAATTACTTCtgactgaaaacatttatttaccaatagattatatttaaatatctttattttattaatatattttagatgagttttaaataaagttttattcattgtattttgcaatagtttatgttaaaaaaactacaaaacttctaattttttttgtactgacaaagaacttaaaaataacatatcttaagcttttaagaaacaaaaaattattttaagaattaaaagtAATAAGTCCCTCCTTGGTGCTGccactgtatttaataaattaaaaatttagtgCAGTGCTACCAGCTGtataaaaaattatggttatgtgtcacatacaaaaaaaagGCTCAGGTAAGTATAATATTTCTCACAtttcatatgtattttttattcattattatacaagtaactaaaaataaaatggaaaaattgGACTTCCACATACATTGGCAAATCACATCAATGTGAAAGAAAGTTTGGTACATGATTGAAGTAAATGAAATCCCTATATTTGCTGTGTTATTATGGTATTTTTGAATTTAAGATttcaagaataattttttttaaggaGAACTGTTAATTCATGTTATTTGAAATAAGTTAAGAAGTAGGACAGAACATGACCTTTAAACATGAACTCCTGATTTCTCAAGAGTAGCAAAATAAAGTTAACTAAACGAATgtttaaagaagtaaaaattaccTATCTTGTTCTTTTCATTACCcaacatttcaaattaaaatgaaaaatggataacattttaattttaaaattcatgcttcACATTACTGTAAGCTGTCTTTAAATTTTAATCTTACAAGTTTAATGACGGCTTAAAATGTcaatttcacatgcaaaaatcATAGAAGTTGATGACAGAATATGTCTTAGGTGTTGTATGATATTTTTCTGGATTTCAGTGAATATTTGAGTTTGCCAGTATTGTCACAAATAAATTTAGTTAGCAAGCATAAACTACTGTAAATTAGACTTTTTTCCCTTTATTTTACAAATACCTCAATATCTATCTCTTATATCCAAAATGACCAACTTACATGATTTACTCTTTATCAAGGGTTTACATAAAGTGTAAGATAAATTttccaacaataataaaaatatatattgaatgtaCTTGAGCCTAAAACTTACAAAATGTATACTATTCTTGTGctaaggaataataatatttatccattcttttataactttttatcaTATAAAGATCATTTGGATTTGTAcactatgaaaaatatattagtttctcTTTATCACTGCAATGCTAGTTATAGTTCCATAATATTTGTGGGAAAATAAATCTCTCCCATTAGTAAGTGATAATCTGTGGTAGTATTCACTAAAACATCATGCTGTGCAATTCAGGTGATTGACAACACAAAACTTTTATTATCAGGTAATAATTATGACAATAGCTATTAAAATATCATGCTTTATTAATTCAGGCATTCTGCAccacaaaaaatacttttttttactgGGAAATTACTGAACATGCAGAATTTCACTAGGTACAAGatattaattctttcttgtaaTAACACTTTACATAAGAAAATACCTGGTACTATTTAACCCTGCTGATCACACTAAGGTAAAGAAAACTTGATAACACCAAAAGGAAGAAATTTTCAACATATTACTCAATCCCTATATTGATATAGAGgtaaaaaactattttgaaacaaAGGTTATTGAAccttttaataactatttttgtaCATTAATGTAGGAGATGCATCTCTACAAACGAAAAATTTGACACCATAAGCAACATGTTTAGCAGTTGTATATTTGGTTCGCAATGAATTCCCAACTATTCAACTTGTAATGCCACCACAGGTAAACTTATGGCTGAAGAAATGTCTCACTGCATTTGCCAAGGAAGAATATTCATCTAATATATATTCCTAAATGGCATTACAGAAAACAGATACAAGATTTTAAAGATAGACATTtaagacaacaaacaaacaccaaaccAATCTTCAAGGGAACTTTAATCACTGAAGCTAAGTAATTCCTAGGAAACTGAGCATATTTCCAGAAATTACTAATATGATAATAAGGATATAATGAGAATTAACAAAAGCTTGTAAGGCAAAAGTTCACAAGCTACTaactatatttcaaaattaactacTATGTTCAAGAGAAAAATATGCGGAGGAAATGATAACGATACAATTTTATTCAAACACAAATCTACTAAGGTCCCCACTTTAGCTCTAATGGACTATTGCACCTTACATGTTCTTTAAATTTGACATTTAATGTAGGATCTTCAGAGAATTTGTTAAAGTATATGATTTAAGACTGATTTTACTATTTTCTGCAGAAGGTCAAGAGTGTAATTATAGCCATCATACAGATCATAATCAATGCTATAGGTGGTAGCTCCAAGGGAGGTTGACCTGAAACTTTATTCTCATGAAATGTAATTAACTCACAGTTTACATCAAAAGAAAATTCTTCTAACACAGTATTCAATTCctacataaaacaaacatcaaaaataattttactctcAAGTGTACtaaattcttataattttatagagatatagaaagatatttttaatgtattattcacCCCTGTAATGAAGCAGAAGAGAAACAAAAAGTAGCTGAATTACATAAAATGAAAAGACATTCCTATACTGTTATGACATCTATTTAAAAAACAGAAGTTGTAACAACAAAAGGAAGATGTTCCTAACTTAGTACTCACTCCCCACAACTATACAGAGAATGGACATCAAAACATACTCAACTCCTATAACAAAACAGATTGAAAATACCCAACTTTTACACCATAACGATTATGTTCCTGACATTAATCAGTCTCAATAACAATACCCTACGTATACATGAAAACAAGATTTTCAaataagattatttaaaatataaaaataagtgtgAAATAAGCTTTTAAGAATTATGTAGATATTGAAGTTTTGCTTGAAATGACAAACACAATTCTTAACTGACAAACAGAATAGGTATTTGAAACTAAAGTTTTAGGAATAAAgccttaacatttattttttatagacaaaagtaaacactttagttttttttaattgttcttCACTAACATTCACATtacaagatttttatttttaaaaaaaacattaagagcTACACCGGACTATTTGCACTCTGTTCACTGTGGGCCATCAAATCTTAGATTTTATCActgcaagtccataaacttactgctaacCCACTAGGGAAtcaaatttgtttgaaaatgcCTAATATAATTCTGTGATGGAATACAtttaccaatagaatgtactacTTACAATGAATATTTAAGAGCATCATCCAGCTCCATAATGGCTGCTTGGTTACCACAACGATAGCAATAGTTGGGTGCACTAAAAATTGTTACAACATTTCTATCATGGCACCAATTGTACCcctataaaaaatacaaaaagtaagCTTAGATTTTAATCCTATAAGATACAAGCacatacagaaaaaacaacacaataaaatctgagctaaataaatttgatatttgtcTTTAACATCTATTCATGTTGCAGTTTGCATAAGCTTCATATAAAATGCTGCAGTAGGGTTACTTAATAACATGTGCAAATTccatatatattagtaaataataaccataatacTAAAATGTGCATAAATATGGACGTAACAAATAAAGCTATAAGAGTACACAGTACATCCAAAGTTAATGTGCATTATTTACAAGTTGAATCAAAGACCAAAGAATAGTTCAAATAGATCAGCAATAGTCTTATCTGTGCTATAAATTTCAACTCAAGTAGTAATTACCGATAAATAAATAATCCTTATCTACTAGTGAAATAAATCATTCATACCTAGAATGATTATTTTCCATTATACATGAAACATATTTGTATGGTACCTACCTCAGGAGTTTGTATACCTAAAGATGATAATGTTATGGTGAATTTAATATTCAGTTGTCATGAAACATAGTTTACAAAATCTAAGAGTGACTTTTCTCTACCTACCTCCATTACCAGTTGATGAGCTCTTGCTACAAGTGTTAATCCATTTGTATGATTGAATGTCTCAGATATGTCTTGACCAAAAGTGTACCCAGCACCCCGTGGAGAGATACCCCATCCCCCACGGTCATCAGGATCTGACCATAAAAGATCACACATTGGTCCCTAAAAACAGAGCAAACCTAAACTGTATAGAAGTTGATGTACTGAGGTTTAAATAACCTTATTAATTGCTAACATGTTTGCTATTGAAATTATGACTTATgataatacacaaaatacaacTGTGAAAGGAAtcttaaaaaccaaaatattgaATACATTGTATAGATGTTTCACATTTTCACTTCATAAAAAAGTGATgcagaatataaaacaaaaaatgttttcacacataTGGTCATATCTTTCATTGCTTTAACCATCAAATAAAATTAGCTGTGCAATATCCTATCAACAAAAGTAAAAGAATTAAAAGCTAAGCTTAAACTTCTCTCATGTTACTGTaggtatataaatattaactacacAACATACAGACAAAATTAAAAGCCATACAAAAAAGCCTAAGTGCTTTGACAGACAATCTTTTGATGAGATAGCAAACAAGTTAATGAGCAGTAATTAACTATAGTTCCACCCATTCAAGGCACAAAGACCATTTCTAATCCTACTTTGTACATTACCATTTAACTCTCAACATGGGATCAGTCTACATGACTGACCACGTGACCTCTTgtcatcttttaaatatttttagatttaatacttctaactttcaatatagtatgcatatcttcacaaaatttggcagtatttcaacttaatattacaagtctttaacatacaaaaagtgttttagtgaagtattttaataaaataaaataaagatttgtccatgattATATTGAGTATTTGCTTTGAATAGTCagtgtgaaaagtaattttcatggtaaaatttaaaatatttttcttcatataaaaaatctcaaacttcctttgtgtaatccctaaggTCTTTCAAGtatttttcttcagtaaaacttGATAGTAGttcatatgttattttctctaacatAACTCAAAACAAATTGGTCAATCTGATCAACCTACTAACaacaaaaatctaaattatctttttttctttctataataacTTCATATTGTAATGTGAAACCACATTCATTTATTCTAATTAGTTCTAAATTCATAACAGTATACacctatttataattacattttattcttttattgccCTTTGATCTGTGACTAACTAATGCCTGTGtgcttataagttgtaaatcacttgggaaaGGTGCAACTTATTTTATGCTATCGAATTATATTACCCAAGAACTACTACAACCAGTACAACCAAGTCACATGCATGCCtcaggaaacatttttattttattattactatttattttacttaatctaaaattatccttatttttacattttagttgcttttataattatatataaaaaattaacacaagAAAACAAGAAACTAAATACTCACCATATCTTTTTTTTTGCTCTCAACTGTCGAAGAGAGTTaaccataattatttttatactactCATAGCATTGcaattaataattgttattgaattaaataatgctccaaacaatatagactaataatgtgtaaaatgtaGACAAATTTCCTTACCTTTCAAAAATTATCTGGCTTTCTAACTCTGTGACAACAGTTGTTagaaattcatccaagctagtcattaatATTCTCATGGGAATGATGTTCATATTCCGAGTGAAATTGAAATTTAACAGTTCAGAACATAATGTTACACAACATCACATTTGACAATTGAAAACCTCaagtttctattggttataggtaatatataattaaacataagagtgaactattaatgaattatgaaagagaAGATCTAACAGGTGGGTGTGGTTTTCTGTTTATTGCTCTATAACCAAAGTTGAATACTATGTCACTGCTCAGATAAACCACATTTGATAAtcttacatagtgtaatttatgactaatttcatacttttttgagAGATGGTGGATAAAATATAGATAAGATGCTAAAAGAAAATGTGTCACGTGTGTCACACTATGGGAAATTcagagtttttaaaatattgccttgtatAATTAAGAACTCAACACTAATATATTCTATTCAAATATGGATTATTACCTAaggttttatgctattctaattggtataacaaacaaaaagtagtttaatagaGTTTTGAATGCAAAACACTGAAACTTTATATCATGTGCAGTAACAATATCAGGGTGCATAGggttaacaatgtaaaatattcactGGAAACcaacaataatttattactatcattaagtACACTGGTACATACTGGTATGgattgtgataaaacaaaatgaagtcaTAAAAACTGTTCaattaaaatgtctgaatattaatgttgactatttcacagtattggcaaggcaaaactaaaacttactgCATTTATAAAGCTACCTAAATcactatatacaagtttatgGAGTGAATCACaatttcaacactttttctaatCAAGTAATAATTGACAAGTCAAACCTTAAGAATCTAATTATTTCACAGAACTTTTCTGTCTAGTGTACTCAACAATTTCTTTCTTGTTCCAAACAGGATATTAAGACATACATGCACACAAAAtggataataaaaagaaaaccaacaagtataacagaaatatttttaattttgtaaagtcATGTAGGTACTGATATATATGTAACCTTGGTAGCTATAGTAATACAgagttttaatgctacaaaaaatatcgaaacaagaaaattaaaactacaaaaactgagtTACTTAAAACCTAAACCATTTCATTCCTACTTTGGTTCAAGCTAATGTAATTACAGTAGTTAAATGACCAATACCAATTTACTTCTCAAATTGcaataaaaaaatatctcaaTGAAACAACAAACTATTGACAGCATCCACCTATATAACCTTACCTCATGTGGTACCTCTTGCAAGCGGTCTAAAGCCCGGATATGGTCCAAAGTATCAATTGAAGGAGATAATCCTCCATGTAAGCAAAATATCTATGAAATTTAAAGTTCATTACTTAATGAATGTATAAGTACATTTAAAAACGTTTAATTTAAATATGCTAACATCCATATCTATTATTACCACAGATCCAATATGGTTTTCTAACATACATTTCATAATTCTGTATGTAAAAAACTTAAACCAATTTAATCAATATACTCACTAGTAAAAGTCCTTTCTACagcttaaaacaaacaagctgtgttacaaacaaatattagaaaTTCCTGTTAATTCTAAGGACAAAATATCTGTTTAATAAATTCATCTACCTTCTACCAAAAACTCTATCCAGTATCACAATCTCACACCAATGCACATTATATCTGGTCTtcttttataacagttattataaggAATCAAATTCCATAACTTATATTATAATGATTACTCATTATGCACCAAATTAGAGTTCTTTTAGCATAAAAGTCATATCAACATTGCTTAGAAAgacttataaaaatacatttaaataatctgtaacttGTAAGTTATAGTCTTAAGTGATTtttgatttaataacaaaaggaCATGATTTCATACCTGTCCATCAACAAGGGCAGTCAAAGGCAAGTAATCAAACAGATCTGTAAAATATTTCCAAACATTTGCATTTCCATATTTTCTTAGACATTCATCATAAAATCCATAAACTTGAGTTATCTGTCTACTCTCATGATTTCCTCGTAAAATTGTTATCCTTTCTGGATATCTCACCTATAACAAGTAGAAAACATAATGTCAACTTATTTTCTGAAATCATTATTAAAGAATGAGGATTCCATAAATTCTATATTTCACCAGCATTGTTCAATCAAATCAGTCAATCTTTCTTGCTATGTACTATAATATTAACCATATTTATGTATTACAAAAACTTGGCACCATATAtttatctcaagacagctggcatgggtattaaaacttttattaaaataaagcagagaacaatgttttgaccttcttagttCATCTTTAAGTTAACAAAGATGTAGGTGTCTgtgacaaatttaaaataatatattaatagaaatcaaatgtaaaaacaaactgaacaatTAAGCTAACCTTAAGTCATTTGAAACATATTTGCATTAATTTAAACTGTTCTGTATacctaacaatattttatatcattttttttttaaacacatgtAAATGTGTGTGTGGTCTTACAATAGGACATGTACTAATATATCTTCATGTGTGTGATCTTACAATAGGACATgtactaatatatatttgtgtgtggtCTTACAATGGGATCTTACAATAGGACATGTACTAAtatatctttgtgtgtgtgtggtctTACAATGGGACATGTACTAATATCTTATATCTTTTGGGACATGTACTAATATCTTTGTGTGTGGTCTTACAATGGGACATGTACTAATATCTTCATGTGTGTGGTCTTACAATGGGACATGTACTAATATCTTCGTGCGTGTGGTCTTACAACAGGACATGTACTAATATATCTTCCTGTGTATGGTCTTACAATGGGACATGTACTAACATCTTCGTGTGTGTGGTCTTACAATGGGACATGTACTAATATCTTCGTGTGTATGGTCTTACAACAGGACATGTACTAATATATCTTTGTGTGTGTGGTCTTACAACAGGACATGTACTAATACATCTTCCTGTGTATGGTCTTACAATGGGACATGTACTAATATATCTTCCTGTGTGTGGTCTTACAACAGGACATGTACTAATACATCTTCCTGTGTGTGGTCTTACAATGGGACATGTACTAATACATCTTCCTGTGTGTGGTCTTACAATGGGACATGTACTAATATCTTTGTGTGTGTGGTCTTACAATGGGACATGTACTAATATCTTCGTGTGTGTGGTCTTACAATGGGACATGTACTAATATCTTCGTGCGTGTGGTCTTACAATGGGACATGTACTAATATCTTCGTGCGTGTGGTCTTACAATGGGACATGTACTAATATCTTCGTGCGTGTGGTCTTACAATGGGACATGTACTAATATCTTAGATGCGTGTGGTCTTACAATGGGACATGTACTAATATCTGGCGCGTGTGGTCTTACAATGGGACATGTACTAATATCTTGTAGTGTGGTCTTACAATGGGACATGATATCTTCTTGCGTGTGGTCTTAGAATGGGACATGTACTAATATCTTTGCGTGTGTTCTTACAATGGGACATGTACTAATATCTTCCTGTGTGTGGTCTTACAATGGGACATGTACTAATATCTTCCTGTGTGTGGTCTTACAATGGGACATGTACTAATATCTTGGCGTGTGGTCTTACAATGGGACATGTACTAATATCTTGGCGTGTGGTCTTACAATGGGACATGTACTAATATCTTCGATGCGTGTGGTCTTACAATGGGACATGTACTAATATCTTCGTCGCGTGTGGTCTTACAATGGGACATGTACTAATATCTTCGTGCGTGTGGTCTTACAATGGGACATGTACTAATATCTTCGTGCGTGTGGTCTTACAATGGGACATGTACTAATATCTTCGTGCGTGTGGTCTTACAATGGGACATGTACTAATATCTTCGTGCGTGTGGTCTTACAATGGGACATGTACTAATATCTTTGTGTGTGTTGTCTTACAATGGGACATGTACTAATATATcttctacatatataataaactgcTTTTATTTCATTGATTCTTTCATCTAGAAATGCatgtttgttaaacacaaagccacacaacaggttatctgtgctgtgcccatcacaggtatcaaacccacttttagcattgtaaaccttcagacttattACTGAGCTAGGGAAGGATGACACACATGCTTTAAATTGTTTTCACAAACTTTACACTTCAAAGAAGATTCTGATAAAACTAAGCATATTTTCAGAAAGTAAGACTTACCTTTAAAGCAACTAGAAGAGTCACAGTTTCAACAGAATAATATCCTCTATCAACATAGTCTCCCATGAAGAGGTAGTTGGTGTCTGGAGATTTTCCTCCAATGCGAAACAGTTCCATAAGGTCATGGAACTGCCCATGCACGTCTCCACATACAGTAACAGGACATTTTACTTCTTGAACATTGGATTCTTTAGCTAGTATTTCTTTTGACTGAAAAAAGTTCCAAATCTATTTACTTAACTGGATGAATTTATGTgacttacatatttaaatatgcaAGTAAATACTTGCATCATTATTTTCCATGACAGATGGACAAAAATCAgtagtttgataaaataaataatcatgttTCTTACATgtccttaaaatatttataatgcatATTATGAATACTAAACACTCCAGCTGATTGCACTATTGAATGTCAACCTCTTCTGTCTACCATCATCATATaccagtatttgtttttatttcttactcaCAAACTGAAAGAGAAATACAGGATTTGTCTcctatgaaaaaaaagaaaaactgtgcAGTGCTCAGAAGTGATgaacaactgaaaataaatagCATGATGAAGTAAAACACAACTATGTATTACAATAACATAGTAttccaaaaaattataaaaacaacagaaaatatgacTAAAGCTATATGAAATATGAGCAAAAAGAAAAGGCAACATTTCATTCTTGTTTCGGTGATTTGATTCTGGTGTTTTTACCTAAGGGCTTAGGTAATTTTTCTAAAGAAGAGGTAATCTGTTTCACTGGTTGGCaagtaaaaaataagaatattagGAAAAATGGTTTAAGCTTTAAAAcctaatgtaaatatttgttgatcatttaaagtattttttacttaaagttaTAAACTTTTCACTTGATGATGTTGCAAGTGCTTTTAATTTGAAATACTCTACACTTCTGTATAACAGATGCACTGACAGGAAAGAAAAAAGCTACTATTAATATGGTTTTCACAGGTAAAGAGTAACTTCAAAAAGTCAGatagtattttagtaatgttatcTCAAAATGTAATTATATGGACTACAAGATCTAGTTAGTTTGCATTTCAAAAAAATCTAAGGTTAACATACCTTTTCACAGAGagttttaacttgattttcaGAGAGTTGCTTACATTCATTTAACTGCTCAACCCATGTATCTAATTCTTTC
This genomic window from Tachypleus tridentatus isolate NWPU-2018 chromosome 10, ASM421037v1, whole genome shotgun sequence contains:
- the LOC143229510 gene encoding serine/threonine-protein phosphatase 2A catalytic subunit beta isoform isoform X1, which codes for MEDKSTLKELDTWVEQLNECKQLSENQVKTLCEKSKEILAKESNVQEVKCPVTVCGDVHGQFHDLMELFRIGGKSPDTNYLFMGDYVDRGYYSVETVTLLVALKVRYPERITILRGNHESRQITQVYGFYDECLRKYGNANVWKYFTDLFDYLPLTALVDGQIFCLHGGLSPSIDTLDHIRALDRLQEVPHEGPMCDLLWSDPDDRGGWGISPRGAGYTFGQDISETFNHTNGLTLVARAHQLVMEGYNWCHDRNVVTIFSAPNYCYRCGNQAAIMELDDALKYSFLQFDPAPRRGEPHVTLRTPDYFL
- the LOC143229510 gene encoding serine/threonine-protein phosphatase 2A catalytic subunit beta isoform isoform X2 yields the protein MELFRIGGKSPDTNYLFMGDYVDRGYYSVETVTLLVALKVRYPERITILRGNHESRQITQVYGFYDECLRKYGNANVWKYFTDLFDYLPLTALVDGQIFCLHGGLSPSIDTLDHIRALDRLQEVPHEGPMCDLLWSDPDDRGGWGISPRGAGYTFGQDISETFNHTNGLTLVARAHQLVMEGYNWCHDRNVVTIFSAPNYCYRCGNQAAIMELDDALKYSFLQFDPAPRRGEPHVTLRTPDYFL